Proteins encoded together in one Porites lutea chromosome 2, jaPorLute2.1, whole genome shotgun sequence window:
- the LOC140926675 gene encoding uncharacterized protein, with amino-acid sequence MSFRKQIKRMNKKIQEHNEKMKPIKEMELFVLDNSLRESTVAQLRGHTIENKWKIFEEVKKAGFQHMIVASFSHMTRVGDTFCRKLKEEGEDFDKLYAFTELVEPGYKNRVPDVEAIPVGLKKMKEFGIKHPIIEVDFVYSGIDYEKFTSDDINKLLSERMRWVRKNLSKEARIFINLRDFPAAMSSRPERIFQVVHYLSSLPRTERPFGLIYEDPSGKSMPEQLGVWTAAIRKEMDDCGFKDAKLLVHVHKQWGMADSSVLACLASGADGIWASLCEEGAAMGHSCSSVTIMNLVRLGNKKVLQQYNCTYLRKAAQEITTITTGLGAGHRQVVYGERALDLVFGIRNFPLDKKEFDIATFFDEEPPLRMTTLASPKMIAEKLRRVFGEDPQFTEERSTRMKEVMLEDLNENRKEEYMSAVGLAILFDRSGGQLTPGMSEVIAQDEPEKGHAQRLIAEIRKMWDEWDLREESQQDDALEFDSFYNGFLAPYFSCYRCDETKRSLKAIDMDEDGKVDWNEFSLYLKWAIRQYPETKTAEDLLSIAFRKGLIPAMQDVVLHVTVDVE; translated from the exons ATGTCATTCCGAAAGCAAATTAAACGTATGAACAAGAAAATCCAAGAACATAACGAGAAAATGAAGCCAATAAAGGAAATGGAGCTTTTTGTTCTCGACAACTCTCTTCGAGAAAGCACCGTGGCACAGCTTCGAGGCCATACCATTGAAAACAAGTGGAAAATATTTGAAGAG GTGAAGAAAGCTGGCTTTCAGCATATGATTGTTGCCTCATTTTCCCACATGACTCGTGTGGGTGACACCTTCTGTCGTAAACTAAAAGAGGAAGGAGAAGACTTCGACAAATTATACGCCTTCACGGAGTTAGTGGAACCTGGTTACAAAAATAGAGTGCCAGACGTCGAAGCTATTCCTGTTGGATTGAAAAAGATGAAGGAATTTGGCATCAAACACCCAATCATTGAGGTGGATTTTGTCTACAGTGGAATCGACTATGAGAAGTTCACGTCTGATGACATCAACAAGCTTTTGTCTGAGCGAATGAGATGGGTTCGTAAAAATCTTTCCAAAGAGGCCCGTATATTTATCAACCTACGCGACTTTCCAGCAGCCATGTCGAGTAGACCAGAACGCATTTTTCAAGTGGTTCATTACTTGTCTTCTTTGCCACGAACTGAGCGTCCCTTTGGTTTGATATACGAGGATCCATCAGGTAAATCCATGCCAGAACAACTTGGAGTCTGGACGGCGGCCATTCGTAAAGAAATGGACGACTGTGGTTTTAAAGATGCAAAGCTGTTGGTACATGTTCACAAGCAATGGGGAATGGCAGACAGTAGTGTGTTGGCATGCCTCGCCAGTGGCGCAGATGGTATATGGGCAAGCTTATGTGAAGAAGGCGCCGCTATGGGTCACTCCTGTTCAAGTGTGACTATAATGAATTTAGTCCGCCTTGGAAACAAAAAGGTTTTACAACAATACAACTGTACGTACCTCCGCAAAGCGGCCCAAGAGATCACCACAATCACAACTGGGCTTGGTGCGGGTCACAGGCAGGTGGTGTATGGGGAAAGAGCTCTAGATCTGGTCTTCGGAATACGCAACTTCCCCTTAGACAAGAAAGAATTTGATATTGCTACTTTCTTTGATGAAGAGCCTCCCTTACGAATGACTACTCTGGCCTCGCCCAAGATGATCGCGGAAAAACTGAGGCGTGTCTTTGGAGAGGACCCACAGTTCACGGAGGAAAGAAGCACGAGAATGAAGGAAGTAATGTTGGAAGACCTTAACGAAAACAGAAAGGAAGAATACATGAGCGCAGTTGGTCTGGCGATACTGTTTGATCGGTCTGGTGGCCAATTAACCCCTGGCATGAGCGAAGTCATCGCGCAGGATGAGCCCGAGAAAGGCCACGCTCAGCGTTTGATTGCTGAAATTCGGAAAATGTGGGATGAATGGGATCTTAGGGAAGAGAGCCAGCAAGATGATGCGTTGGAGTTCGATTCATTCTACAATGGCTTCTTGGCACCATACTTCAGCTGCTACAGATGCGATGAAACAAAGCGCTCTCTAAAAGCCATTGACATGGATGAAGACGGAAAGGTGGATTGGAATGAATTCTCCTTGTACTTAAAGTGGGCCATTCGCCAGTACCCTGAGACCAAGACTGCTGAGGATCTGCTATCCATTGCCTTCCGCAAGGGCCTTATCCCCGCCATGCAAGACGTGGTTCTTCACGTAACTGTAGACGTAGAATAA